One stretch of Dokdonia sp. Hel_I_53 DNA includes these proteins:
- the infC gene encoding translation initiation factor IF-3 → MKEDQHKINQKIRAKEVRLVGDNVEVGIYPIQKAQALANEQELDLVEISPNAAPPVCKIIDYKKFVYEQKKREKVMKAKASKVVIKEIRFGPNTDDHDYEFKKKHAEKFLKEGAKLKAYVFFKGRSIIYKDQGEILLLRLAQELEELGKVEQLPRLEGKRMTMFIAPKKK, encoded by the coding sequence ATTAAGGAAGACCAACACAAAATCAACCAAAAAATTCGCGCTAAAGAAGTGCGTCTTGTAGGTGACAACGTGGAAGTAGGAATTTATCCTATCCAAAAAGCACAAGCACTAGCTAATGAACAAGAGCTAGACTTAGTAGAGATATCACCTAACGCTGCCCCGCCAGTTTGTAAAATTATAGACTATAAAAAGTTTGTTTACGAGCAGAAGAAGCGTGAGAAAGTAATGAAGGCAAAAGCCTCCAAGGTGGTAATTAAAGAGATACGTTTTGGTCCTAATACAGACGATCACGATTACGAATTTAAAAAGAAACATGCTGAGAAGTTCTTGAAAGAAGGAGCAAAATTAAAAGCATATGTTTTCTTTAAAGGTCGTTCTATCATCTATAAAGATCAAGGAGAAATTCTTTTACTTAGACTAGCTCAAGAGCTAGAAGAATTAGGTAAAGTAGAACAACTTCCTAGATTAGAAGGAAAGCGAATGACAATGTTTATCGCACCTAAGAAAAAATAG
- the rpmI gene encoding 50S ribosomal protein L35: MPKMKTKSSAKKRFKLTGTGKIKRKHAFKSHILTKKSKKRKLALTHDGLVHEADENNVKLMLNLK; the protein is encoded by the coding sequence ATGCCTAAAATGAAAACAAAATCCAGTGCTAAGAAGCGTTTCAAGCTTACAGGAACTGGTAAAATCAAAAGAAAGCACGCTTTTAAGAGTCACATTTTGACAAAAAAATCTAAAAAACGTAAGCTTGCTCTAACGCATGACGGTCTTGTACACGAAGCTGATGAGAACAATGTTAAATTGATGCTTAACCTTAAGTAA
- the panB gene encoding 3-methyl-2-oxobutanoate hydroxymethyltransferase, translating to MSTAKKEYKRITVKSLTEMKARGEKISMLTAYDYTMAGIVDGAGIDVILVGDSASNVMAGHETTLPITLDQMIYHASSVVRAITRSLVVVDLPFGSYQSDPKEALRSAIRIMKESGGHSIKLEGGKEVKESIKRILNAGIPVMGHLGLTPQSIYKFGTYTVRAKEEEEAAKLKEDALMLQKAGCFALVLEKVPAQLAKEVAESLTIPVIGIGAGAGVDGQVLVTHDMLGMTHEFNPRFLRRYLDMHTEMTKAFENYSKDVKSQDFPNDSEQY from the coding sequence ATGTCTACAGCCAAAAAAGAATACAAACGTATTACTGTAAAATCTCTTACTGAAATGAAAGCCCGAGGTGAGAAAATATCAATGCTCACAGCATATGATTATACGATGGCTGGAATTGTAGATGGCGCTGGCATAGATGTCATCTTAGTGGGAGATAGTGCGTCAAATGTTATGGCTGGTCACGAGACAACATTGCCTATCACGCTTGATCAGATGATTTATCATGCCTCATCTGTTGTACGTGCAATTACGAGATCTCTGGTTGTTGTTGATTTACCTTTTGGAAGTTATCAAAGTGATCCTAAAGAGGCTTTACGGTCTGCTATACGCATCATGAAAGAGTCTGGAGGTCACTCCATCAAGCTTGAAGGAGGTAAGGAAGTGAAAGAAAGTATCAAGCGCATTCTTAATGCAGGAATACCTGTTATGGGTCATCTTGGGCTTACACCACAAAGTATTTATAAGTTTGGTACTTACACGGTAAGAGCTAAAGAAGAAGAAGAAGCTGCAAAGCTTAAAGAGGACGCTTTGATGCTACAAAAAGCAGGTTGCTTTGCACTAGTATTGGAAAAAGTCCCTGCTCAACTTGCTAAGGAAGTTGCAGAAAGTCTTACGATACCAGTAATAGGGATTGGCGCCGGTGCAGGTGTAGATGGACAGGTATTAGTGACACATGATATGCTAGGTATGACGCACGAGTTTAATCCTAGATTCTTACGCCGTTATCTGGATATGCATACGGAGATGACTAAAGCGTTTGAGAATTATAGTAAGGATGTTAAGTCTCAAGATTTTCCGAACGATAGTGAACAATACTAA
- a CDS encoding L-serine ammonia-lyase, with amino-acid sequence MTKYIEIISIFDMLKIGVGPSSSHTLGPWRAAGRFIKKLKDTKRFELIDSITVDLYGSLSLTGVGHATDVAVIMGLTGADPETCTIENIPKIIEDITLFNRISINGERTITFSPKQEIIFNKKFLPFHPNGMRFTATLENQKKVRETYYSIGGGFVVQKERKRAKAKRMHFECFPRPIEKATDLLKFCKQENKPISQIVLENEQYLHTDEEIDKRLKEIWDVMLDSMYVGCHTQGVLPGGLNVRRRAYDTHLKLQKGEDYTDKYEWIKAIRGTEVRFREILKWVSCFALAVNEVNASLGRVVTAPTNGSAGVIPAVLMYYLVIENHDANFEDIKKYLLVAGEIGSLFKKGATISAAMGGCQAEIGVSSAMAAGALTELMGGTPEQVLMASEIAMEHHLGLTCDPIGGLVQIPCIERNAMGAIKAINACEMALDGDAANAKVPLDKVINTMWQTAQDMNTKYKETSEGGLAINVALSDC; translated from the coding sequence ATGACAAAATATATAGAGATTATTTCTATTTTTGATATGCTAAAAATAGGCGTAGGCCCTTCAAGCTCACACACATTAGGACCATGGAGAGCCGCTGGAAGGTTTATAAAAAAATTAAAAGACACAAAAAGATTTGAGCTTATAGACTCTATAACTGTAGACCTTTATGGTTCCCTTTCATTAACAGGTGTAGGTCATGCTACGGATGTAGCAGTAATAATGGGCTTGACAGGTGCAGATCCAGAAACTTGCACCATTGAAAATATCCCAAAAATTATAGAAGATATCACACTTTTCAATAGAATTTCTATCAATGGTGAAAGAACAATTACGTTTTCACCAAAACAAGAAATCATATTTAATAAAAAATTTCTCCCTTTTCACCCCAACGGAATGCGATTTACGGCTACCCTTGAGAATCAAAAAAAAGTAAGAGAAACGTATTATTCTATAGGAGGAGGATTTGTAGTTCAAAAAGAGCGCAAACGTGCAAAGGCAAAAAGAATGCATTTTGAGTGTTTTCCAAGACCTATCGAAAAAGCTACAGATTTGTTGAAATTTTGTAAGCAAGAAAACAAACCCATTTCTCAAATTGTTTTAGAAAACGAGCAATACCTCCATACAGATGAAGAAATTGATAAACGTCTAAAAGAGATCTGGGATGTCATGCTCGATTCTATGTACGTAGGTTGTCACACACAAGGAGTCTTACCTGGCGGCCTCAATGTGCGCAGACGTGCTTATGATACTCATTTAAAATTACAAAAGGGGGAAGATTACACAGATAAGTATGAGTGGATTAAAGCGATTAGAGGAACAGAAGTACGCTTTCGCGAAATATTGAAATGGGTCTCCTGTTTTGCTCTTGCTGTAAATGAAGTAAATGCTTCTCTAGGTCGAGTTGTAACAGCACCTACAAATGGAAGTGCTGGCGTAATCCCTGCAGTATTAATGTATTATTTAGTGATTGAAAATCATGATGCAAATTTTGAGGACATTAAGAAATATCTCCTAGTAGCAGGTGAAATAGGTAGTTTATTTAAAAAAGGTGCTACCATCTCTGCAGCAATGGGTGGCTGTCAGGCAGAAATAGGAGTCTCTAGTGCAATGGCTGCTGGCGCCCTTACAGAACTGATGGGAGGTACTCCAGAACAGGTGCTCATGGCCAGTGAAATTGCGATGGAACATCATCTTGGTCTTACCTGTGATCCTATAGGAGGTCTAGTGCAGATACCATGTATAGAGAGAAACGCAATGGGAGCGATTAAAGCGATAAACGCCTGTGAAATGGCTCTAGACGGTGATGCTGCAAATGCTAAAGTTCCATTAGATAAAGTAATTAATACTATGTGGCAAACTGCTCAAGATATGAATACTAAATATAAAGAAACCTCAGAAGGAGGACTTGCAATTAATGTTGCATTATCTGATTGTTAG
- a CDS encoding RluA family pseudouridine synthase, producing the protein MNNTLSTPDNLQVIYEDNHIIVVNKRSGDIVQGDKTGDTPLSEVVKKYIAVKYEKPGAVYLGVVHRLDRPTSGIVIFARTSKALPRLNKMFSTRETSKTYWALVKNPPPLNSDTLTHYLKRNPKQNKSYAHKHEIPDSKKAILDYKIIKKLKTFYLLEINLHTGRHHQIRAQLSAIGCPIKGDLKYGFDRSNKDGSISLLSRKLTLTHPVKKEEMTFIAAVPTDDPVWKACVS; encoded by the coding sequence ATGAATAACACCTTATCCACGCCTGATAATCTTCAAGTTATTTATGAAGACAATCACATTATTGTAGTGAATAAAAGGAGTGGTGATATAGTTCAAGGCGATAAGACCGGGGACACCCCGTTAAGTGAAGTGGTTAAAAAATATATAGCCGTAAAATATGAAAAGCCTGGCGCTGTATACTTAGGAGTTGTACATAGGCTTGACAGACCTACATCTGGAATTGTTATTTTTGCACGTACCAGCAAAGCTTTACCTCGCTTAAACAAAATGTTCTCTACTAGAGAAACGAGCAAAACATACTGGGCACTCGTAAAAAATCCTCCTCCATTGAATAGTGATACACTCACCCATTATTTAAAACGGAATCCTAAGCAAAACAAAAGTTATGCGCACAAGCATGAGATACCAGACTCAAAGAAAGCGATACTCGATTATAAGATTATAAAGAAGTTAAAGACTTTTTATCTTCTTGAAATCAATTTACATACAGGTAGGCATCATCAGATAAGAGCACAACTTTCGGCTATAGGTTGTCCTATAAAGGGGGATTTAAAATACGGCTTTGACAGAAGTAATAAGGATGGTAGCATTAGTTTGCTTTCGCGAAAGCTTACTCTTACCCACCCTGTAAAAAAAGAGGAAATGACTTTTATTGCAGCTGTTCCAACAGATGACCCAGTATGGAAAGCCTGCGTGAGCTAG
- a CDS encoding T9SS type B sorting domain-containing protein, with the protein MRFAGYYSGFAVNPEDTSTVVCVDDGPIDLLDRFTGNPPEGGTWTPPLASGTNLFDPNVDTFSEYLYEVSGICADVSVTINVTLQSSPNAFDAHNIETCPDLLEANMRPDQNVATVNLSDRDLEVSGGATGVRVVYYQSFEDASANENAIESPNAYSTMNGSENIYARVFDTTAGCGSNNITAFSIEIFPSPYTTLSKENDLLCIDTTTGIANTSINIDATVENSYPDTVYNYHWSKDGLFFSEQPMIEVINGGLYELEINALYPNGVMCEFSAKTIFVETSSPVFEIRTIEESFTLEGTYTLEVFNISGVNPDTIYEWSLDNGPFQLDTLFYNIAPGDHTIVGRAITQACGEYSQVIEIIDYPRFFTPNSDGINDTWNIINLDNAPNLDAKIYIFDRYGKLLKQIKSTSAGWDGTFNKQSMPSSDYWFRVEFTEPNDLGMKRIVNGHFTLKK; encoded by the coding sequence TTGCGGTTTGCTGGCTATTATTCTGGATTTGCAGTTAATCCTGAAGATACATCTACAGTAGTTTGTGTAGATGACGGTCCAATAGACCTTTTAGATAGATTTACAGGGAATCCTCCAGAAGGAGGAACTTGGACTCCTCCCCTAGCAAGTGGCACAAATTTATTTGATCCCAATGTTGATACATTTTCAGAATATCTTTACGAAGTATCTGGGATCTGTGCTGACGTAAGTGTTACTATAAATGTCACATTACAAAGTAGTCCTAATGCTTTTGATGCTCACAATATAGAAACCTGTCCTGATCTATTGGAAGCTAACATGAGACCAGATCAAAATGTGGCCACCGTTAACCTCAGCGATAGAGACTTAGAGGTTTCAGGAGGTGCCACTGGTGTTCGTGTTGTATATTACCAATCCTTTGAAGATGCATCTGCTAATGAAAATGCTATTGAAAGCCCCAACGCTTATAGCACTATGAATGGTTCTGAGAACATATATGCACGGGTATTTGATACCACTGCAGGTTGCGGCAGCAATAATATAACAGCTTTTTCTATTGAAATATTTCCATCTCCTTATACGACTCTATCTAAAGAAAATGATCTATTATGTATTGATACTACTACAGGTATCGCAAATACCTCTATAAATATAGATGCAACCGTAGAAAATTCTTACCCTGATACAGTTTACAATTACCATTGGAGTAAAGATGGACTGTTCTTTTCTGAACAACCTATGATTGAAGTAATAAATGGTGGGCTATATGAATTAGAAATTAATGCTCTATATCCAAATGGGGTGATGTGTGAATTTTCTGCTAAAACTATTTTTGTAGAGACCAGCAGCCCTGTATTTGAAATACGTACAATTGAAGAGTCGTTCACACTTGAAGGCACTTATACCTTAGAGGTTTTCAATATAAGCGGTGTCAATCCAGATACTATCTATGAGTGGAGTTTAGATAATGGTCCGTTTCAACTAGATACCTTATTTTATAATATAGCACCAGGGGATCATACCATTGTAGGTCGTGCTATTACACAAGCTTGTGGCGAGTATTCTCAAGTGATAGAAATTATTGATTACCCTAGGTTTTTTACGCCTAACTCTGATGGAATAAATGATACATGGAATATTATCAATCTTGATAACGCACCTAATTTAGATGCTAAAATTTACATATTTGATCGTTATGGGAAGCTTTTAAAGCAAATCAAATCTACAAGTGCAGGTTGGGACGGGACATTTAATAAACAGTCCATGCCATCAAGTGACTACTGGTTTAGGGTTGAATTTACTGAGCCTAATGATCTTGGAATGAAGCGTATTGTAAATGGCCATTTTACATTGAAGAAATAG
- the rplT gene encoding 50S ribosomal protein L20, with product MPRSVNSVAKRARRKKVMKQAKGYFGRRKNVWTVAKNAVDKAMQYAYRDRRQNKRNFRSLWITRINAGARMHGMSYSQFMGGVKANGIELNRKVLADLAMNHPDAFEAIINKVK from the coding sequence ATGCCTAGATCAGTAAATTCAGTTGCTAAAAGAGCCCGAAGAAAAAAGGTGATGAAGCAAGCCAAAGGTTACTTTGGAAGACGTAAAAACGTTTGGACAGTTGCAAAAAATGCGGTAGACAAAGCGATGCAATATGCATACAGAGACCGCCGTCAGAATAAAAGAAATTTCCGCTCATTATGGATTACTCGTATTAATGCGGGTGCTCGTATGCACGGGATGTCTTATTCTCAGTTTATGGGAGGAGTTAAAGCAAATGGAATCGAGCTTAACCGTAAGGTGCTTGCAGACCTTGCTATGAATCACCCAGATGCTTTTGAAGCAATTATCAATAAAGTAAAATAA
- the aroQ gene encoding type II 3-dehydroquinate dehydratase translates to MKLLIVNGPNLNMLGKREPEIYGSQTFEDYFSKLQFKFTETELSYYQSNIEGDLISKLHEGDEGFDGIILNGAAYTHTSVGLGDAVASINTPVIEVHISNTFAREEFRHHSYLSKYVKGIIIGFGLKGYDLAIENFLMRD, encoded by the coding sequence ATGAAGCTACTTATAGTAAATGGTCCTAATCTCAACATGCTAGGTAAGCGTGAACCAGAAATTTATGGAAGTCAAACTTTTGAAGATTATTTTAGTAAACTACAATTTAAATTTACTGAGACAGAGCTCAGTTACTACCAAAGTAATATAGAAGGAGATCTAATTTCTAAATTACATGAAGGAGATGAAGGATTTGATGGTATTATTTTAAATGGAGCTGCTTATACTCACACATCTGTAGGATTAGGTGATGCTGTAGCGTCTATTAATACACCAGTGATTGAGGTACATATTTCAAATACTTTTGCACGAGAAGAATTTCGACACCATTCGTATCTATCAAAATATGTAAAAGGGATCATAATAGGTTTTGGGTTAAAAGGTTACGACCTAGCGATTGAGAATTTTTTAATGAGAGATTAA
- a CDS encoding nuclear transport factor 2 family protein: MKLTYLFIPMICVFFLFAFAKANRNNNLTSEQEQVDEVEVQKAVEIFFEGFHSQDSLLIKKVVHQGVMMQSIGKSKSGDIELSNQNFNEFLKSICSIPDTTSFSEVIHGYEIKMDGKMANVWTPYSFLINGNLSHCGTNSFQLFKRNGIWKIFYIVDTRSIEGCGEQRG; encoded by the coding sequence ATGAAGCTTACTTATCTTTTTATACCCATGATTTGCGTGTTCTTTCTATTCGCTTTCGCGAAAGCAAATAGAAACAATAATTTGACTTCCGAACAAGAACAAGTAGACGAGGTCGAAGTACAAAAAGCTGTAGAAATTTTCTTTGAAGGTTTTCACTCACAAGACTCACTATTAATTAAAAAAGTAGTACACCAAGGTGTTATGATGCAATCTATAGGTAAAAGTAAGTCTGGAGATATAGAATTGAGTAATCAAAACTTTAATGAGTTTTTAAAATCAATTTGCTCGATACCTGACACGACAAGTTTTAGTGAAGTAATTCATGGTTATGAAATAAAAATGGATGGAAAAATGGCAAATGTGTGGACACCATACTCCTTTCTAATTAATGGTAATTTAAGTCATTGTGGCACAAATAGCTTTCAATTGTTTAAGCGCAATGGTATATGGAAGATTTTTTATATAGTAGATACTCGAAGCATAGAGGGGTGTGGGGAGCAAAGAGGGTAG
- a CDS encoding porin family protein codes for MKKIVLAVVALLGVVTVQAQDEVSFGVKGGVNFAKLQGDDVEDADGRTGFHLGAIVEIPVTEKFSVQPEVMYSQQGLQSEFEDGNTTSESKLKLDYINVPILGKYYVAEGLSLEAGPQFGFRAKAEQEFESSTTSGGVTVESEGTENIEDSIAGFDMGAAIGAGYELNTGLFFQARYVIGLSNVDDSDEGGLFEDDLTNSNLQFSVGFKF; via the coding sequence ATGAAAAAAATAGTATTAGCAGTTGTAGCACTCTTAGGAGTGGTAACAGTACAAGCTCAAGATGAGGTTTCATTCGGAGTAAAAGGAGGTGTGAATTTTGCAAAACTACAAGGTGATGATGTAGAGGATGCAGATGGAAGAACAGGTTTTCACTTAGGAGCTATAGTTGAGATCCCAGTAACAGAGAAGTTCTCAGTACAGCCAGAGGTAATGTACTCACAGCAAGGGTTACAATCTGAATTTGAAGATGGAAATACTACTTCTGAATCAAAATTAAAGTTAGATTACATTAACGTACCTATTTTAGGGAAGTATTATGTGGCAGAAGGTTTAAGTTTAGAGGCTGGGCCACAATTTGGTTTTCGTGCAAAAGCAGAACAAGAATTTGAATCATCAACAACAAGTGGTGGTGTGACTGTAGAATCAGAAGGGACAGAAAACATTGAAGATTCTATAGCTGGATTCGATATGGGCGCTGCAATAGGAGCTGGCTATGAACTTAACACAGGCTTATTTTTCCAAGCTAGATATGTGATAGGATTATCTAATGTAGATGATAGTGATGAAGGTGGTCTATTTGAGGACGACTTGACGAATTCAAACCTACAATTTTCAGTTGGTTTTAAATTTTAA
- a CDS encoding DMT family transporter: MKNNTKHILEINLAMLLISTSGVLGRYIDLPPAVTIGIRAFGAALLLAVFIKWKKLSFSLSRKDAPIILLSGVLMGSHWITYFYSLQLSNVAIGMLSLFTYPVMTSLLEPIFFKTRFSKMHMLLGLLVLIGIYFLAPELTLENDNFLAILIGLLSALFFAVRNLLVKKKIKTYNGSVIMWYQVLTIAIMLIPAYFIFETENIVSQLPYIGILALVTTALGHTLFLFSLKHFSVTTASLMSSMQPIYGIILGIIFLSEVPGWRTVVGGALILVSVAVESIRAGKSTH, translated from the coding sequence ATGAAAAACAATACAAAACACATTCTAGAGATTAATCTAGCAATGTTATTAATAAGCACGTCTGGTGTGCTAGGTAGATATATTGATTTACCACCTGCGGTAACCATTGGTATTAGAGCTTTTGGAGCAGCTCTTTTACTTGCAGTATTTATTAAATGGAAAAAGTTATCGTTTTCGCTTTCGCGAAAGGATGCACCAATTATTTTGCTATCAGGAGTTTTGATGGGTAGTCACTGGATCACTTATTTTTACTCATTACAGCTATCCAATGTTGCTATAGGGATGTTATCATTATTTACATATCCAGTGATGACCAGTTTATTAGAACCAATCTTTTTTAAGACCAGGTTTTCAAAAATGCACATGCTTTTAGGGTTACTTGTGTTGATTGGTATTTATTTTTTAGCCCCAGAATTAACGCTTGAAAATGATAACTTCCTCGCTATACTTATAGGCTTATTATCGGCATTGTTTTTTGCAGTTCGTAATCTGTTGGTAAAGAAAAAAATTAAAACCTATAATGGATCTGTTATCATGTGGTATCAAGTACTAACCATTGCCATAATGCTGATACCTGCTTATTTTATTTTTGAAACTGAGAATATTGTTTCTCAATTACCATATATAGGGATACTGGCACTAGTAACTACAGCGCTGGGACATACGTTGTTTTTATTTAGTTTAAAACATTTTTCAGTGACCACTGCTAGTTTGATGAGTAGTATGCAGCCTATATATGGTATTATTTTAGGAATCATTTTCCTATCAGAAGTACCTGGATGGAGAACTGTTGTAGGTGGTGCTTTGATATTAGTGAGTGTGGCGGTAGAAAGTATACGTGCAGGAAAATCTACTCACTAG
- a CDS encoding CPBP family intramembrane glutamic endopeptidase, whose product MIKTEKLTRLLVCYFLLWGAYILFLILHTVLKYYYPQLFEEEYEQHFLKAMLTKNPLRLFILAVIFAPIIEEMMFRTLIKPSHDNLILLICSWPVFFLNKMIPSDVNWIVQLVFIAVLIFVSFYVLRQLIPQSRTLRIRRYLDKYVIVVLLISSLIFGIVHINNYVKDFTLNIALITLIFPRIMAGIMMGYVKIKNDHIGWSMALHSINNGFVILILIISKSLMN is encoded by the coding sequence TTGATAAAAACAGAAAAGCTCACTAGACTCTTAGTATGTTACTTCTTACTTTGGGGAGCGTACATACTTTTCCTTATTCTTCATACTGTTCTAAAATACTATTATCCTCAGCTATTTGAAGAAGAGTATGAGCAACATTTCCTGAAAGCTATGTTGACAAAAAATCCATTACGTCTTTTTATTTTAGCTGTCATTTTTGCACCTATAATTGAAGAAATGATGTTCCGAACATTAATAAAACCTTCTCATGACAATCTTATCTTATTAATCTGCTCTTGGCCCGTATTTTTTTTAAATAAAATGATACCTAGTGATGTTAACTGGATTGTACAGCTAGTATTTATAGCTGTTTTAATTTTTGTGTCATTTTATGTATTGCGCCAACTTATACCTCAATCCCGTACACTAAGAATTCGACGCTATTTAGATAAGTATGTAATTGTGGTATTACTTATCAGCTCTTTAATCTTTGGAATTGTTCATATTAACAACTATGTTAAAGATTTTACACTTAATATAGCACTTATCACACTTATATTTCCTCGCATCATGGCAGGTATAATGATGGGATATGTAAAAATTAAAAACGATCACATAGGATGGTCTATGGCGTTACATTCTATAAATAATGGCTTTGTAATTTTAATTTTGATTATTTCAAAATCTTTAATGAATTAG
- a CDS encoding IgGFc-binding protein codes for MLFKQYATLFIFLLLSLSTMAQLGKTHYLPPLHSRVGISNATLYLSTPQGDVSNPISVTIRTGDGALLATRSVWSGSPASFEINVRDNSPLLINRDDLNTNLLGKGLIISANEVIYLSLRTYITNHAGYLTTKGEDALGTRFRLGSARLFDDNPSHSFFASVMATEDSTTINFSDYNALDMVFENDLNPTTILDAGETFVVSGYSGTSLNSEGFIGALLESNKPIVVNTGNLNGNFYQGEFAEDLSDMLIDQIVDESKTGFEYMIIRGGGNDSSEVPVVIANKDNTDIYVNGEFFTNIPNAGDFLYIEDPSLYLPVSNVKHRNMYISTNDPSKTLYVYQMLAGRSGTNTASNFPSATPGMNFIPPLSCFFQNTVDLIPEITEVYPGNPQRFTGDILITSKVGTNVSINGTELDSSSALGNPGTIEWETYYVSGLSGNAIIEADGPIAAGLFGAFENAGFAVCWLLFWICS; via the coding sequence ATGCTTTTTAAACAGTACGCTACTCTCTTTATATTTCTACTGCTTTCCTTGTCTACTATGGCACAGTTAGGTAAAACACACTACTTACCTCCTCTACATTCCCGGGTTGGAATTTCTAATGCAACATTATACTTATCAACCCCACAAGGGGATGTCTCAAATCCTATAAGTGTTACGATTAGAACAGGAGATGGAGCATTACTAGCGACTCGCAGCGTATGGAGTGGATCACCAGCAAGTTTTGAAATTAATGTACGTGATAACTCTCCCCTATTAATTAATAGAGATGATCTAAATACTAATTTGCTTGGAAAAGGGTTAATAATTAGCGCTAATGAAGTCATTTATTTGAGCTTGCGTACATATATTACCAATCACGCAGGTTATTTAACGACTAAAGGGGAAGATGCTTTAGGCACGCGATTTCGACTAGGAAGCGCACGACTTTTTGACGATAATCCTTCTCATAGCTTTTTTGCTAGTGTGATGGCTACAGAGGATAGCACAACGATAAATTTTTCTGATTATAATGCTTTGGATATGGTTTTTGAAAATGACTTAAACCCAACTACCATACTTGATGCAGGAGAGACTTTTGTCGTCTCAGGCTACAGCGGCACCTCTCTAAACAGTGAAGGTTTTATAGGCGCACTATTAGAATCAAATAAGCCAATTGTAGTAAATACTGGTAATTTAAATGGAAACTTTTATCAAGGTGAATTTGCAGAAGATTTATCGGATATGCTAATCGATCAAATTGTTGATGAAAGTAAAACAGGTTTTGAATATATGATTATTCGTGGGGGTGGTAACGACTCTTCTGAGGTTCCTGTTGTAATAGCAAACAAAGATAACACGGATATATATGTTAATGGTGAATTCTTTACGAACATTCCAAATGCTGGTGATTTTCTTTATATAGAAGATCCATCTTTATACCTTCCTGTATCAAATGTAAAACATAGAAATATGTACATCAGTACAAATGATCCCTCAAAAACACTCTATGTTTACCAAATGCTTGCAGGGCGGTCTGGAACTAATACTGCTTCAAATTTTCCCAGTGCAACACCGGGAATGAATTTTATCCCACCTTTGAGCTGTTTTTTTCAAAATACAGTAGACTTAATACCTGAAATAACCGAAGTTTATCCAGGTAATCCTCAACGATTCACAGGAGATATTTTAATTACTTCTAAAGTTGGCACAAATGTTTCTATAAATGGAACTGAACTAGATTCTAGCAGTGCACTTGGAAATCCTGGTACTATCGAGTGGGAAACATATTATGTAAGTGGATTATCTGGTAATGCAATTATTGAGGCAGATGGTCCAATTGCAGCCGGTCTTTTTGGTGCATTTGAAAATGCTGGGTTTGCGGTTTGCTGGCTATTATTCTGGATTTGCAGTTAA